GAACCATGTCTCACAGTAAGTTCTACCATAGTTTCTTTATACTcacaaactttgtttttaatattttgattgCTTTCTGTTAGTAAGAAAACACTGTCAACATTAAAGGGAAACTATTTGGATTAATAATGCAACATTGAACCATACATTGATTTTTAACTGTATGTATCAGGCAGAaattctgttgtgtttgttttcacagaggAGAAGATTCCAATCTTTATCGTGGGAGCTGACGATTTGTCAAAGAACGATCTAATAACCAAGATCCAAGGGAAAGATTCATCTAAACTACACCTACGAAATGCTAATGATGAGCTTGAGATATATGTAAATGACACATATGAGATTTCAATTCTCCCTGACAAGGACGCGTTAAAAAGGTAAGTTAATGAACCTGACATGTATGTTGTGTTAGAGGGCAGGGCTCCAACAGACTGGGAGGTTCCAGTTTTGGATCTGAACCCACAGAGCAGAACACAGTTTGGCAGTGACGGCAAGTCTTATTATAAAATATAGCCACAGGGTTTCAGGTGTATGGACCTGAAGCACATGGAGGAAACAGAATTACCAAAGAGTTCAAAAAGATACGGAGCAAAAGGGTTACCAAAGCAGAGCTTGGCCATAGCGTTTGTACCACACCATGTGACAGAACGATCCGGCTAAGAGCGGTCAGTTGAACTGGTCTTACACCGCAGCAGCTGGTTCAACAGAAGCAAACATTTTCCTGGTCAGTTAACATTGTTTCTTCCTCCACATTATAGACACCTAGACCACCCTGAGCCATATTCTGGGTCACATCCTCATCAGGACAGGACAGGTAAGCCACAGTCTCTCATTGATGTTTTATCAACAGGCAAATGTGCagagatataaaataaaaaaagtaatatataaaaaaatgtgtaaatgtttttgtttttttttgtttttttactgtaattcaGGTGGCAGCAAAAAGCcgaaggaagagagagtgaaCCTGGTTCTGCTGGGAATGGCCGGGACTGGAAAGAGTGCAAGTGGAAACAAGATCCTCGGATACGAATACTTCATGTCAAAACCCAGTTCAAGTCAGGTGACCATGGAGTGTAAGGAGGTAGAAGATGAGATTAACAGTAGACCTGTACGTGTCATTGATACACCAGACATCTTTGATGATGACATCAAACCATCAGTTAAGGACAAACATGTGAAAAGGTGCAGAGAGCTCTGTCGGTCAGACCCCTGTGTGTACTTACTTGTGATTCAGGTTGGCAGGTTTACAGACGGGGAGAGAGACGTACTGAAAAAGTTAGAAAAAGCTTTTGGTAGAAACGTTCATGAACAAACGATCCTCCTGTTCACCCGTGGGGAGGAGCTGCCCCGTGCTCACATGAGCTTGGATAACTTTCTACAATCCTGCCAACCTGAGCTCAAGCACATAGTGGAAAAGTGTGAcaagaggtgtgtgttttttgagaACAAAACCCCAGGTTTAGATGATGTGGAAAAACTAATGCAGACAGTGAACAGTCTTATTCAAAAACAGAGTAAGGCCCAACTCCAGCCCAGCTCCTACACCCCACCCCTTAACACTCAGTTCCCACAGTCACATGGAGGGTCATCCAGATCCCAGAGCAGTGGAGCGTCAGGACGGATTCCCTCAGTGCAGTGGAGATAGGTCTGTCTGATCATGTGACAGCGGGGACGGATGAATCACCTGTAGTCCACATGTGAGTTCTGTGGTGATTCACAGTAATAAGTAATATGTTGCCTCTCCTCAAACAGAGATTTGATATTTGACTATTTCTGTGCACACATCAGGGGATGATCGGAACATGCTGTTGTGTACCTGGGACAATgtacttgtgttttttatttgacatgatTTGCTGTCTTGTGTAACCTAATTTCAGGGACTGTGGATAATAAAATATGTCCTCGTTATCTTTAACTGGTTGATCATACACTTTTATATGTCACTTTTCCTCTTATTTGCTTCTTACTAATCATCTTTTAATCTGGGACTGATATAAGTCtataatatgtttattgtcTCTTCACTTCATCTTTGTCATGATGTTAAACTCTGTAAAATGGGACCAACAGAAACCTGATATTTACCAATAAAACCAAGTTCTACTGCACCCagtgtctctctggtctctgctgatTCCAGCACACAGATTCTGTCTCCCACCAAGAATACCCAGAATTCTCAGGGCTTCACCTGCACAGATACGAGGGTTATAAACAGGCCTGTTTATACACATACACCTGTGTATGTTTAGAAGCTTTTGAGGACGAGGAGGAAATGTCCTTAACAAAGTGACTCGTTCCCCCTATACTTTTGAAAAACACCTGGAAGATAAATGAATTACTATTTATCTGTGTGACACAATGTGAAGGGTAATACGACCtctttattacttttatatttgtcttttggAGTATGTCAATGGTAAATAACTAATTTCATTATTCTCCCTAAATAGagaatcacaaacacaaaatggtTAAAATATTAGACTGAATCTGGTctaaatattttctcaaatatataaaaatattaaatatctcCCCACATAatttttcattcttcttctgttgATTGTGTTTGACCAAATGTACATTCAGCTCCAGGGTTAACTCGCCTTAACCAAACACTAAACTGTTAAACTGGTAAAATATCTCCACCTACTGGACATTTGATGTTCAAGTTCCTTACACTCCTAAGGTGCTGCCAAATGAGTTTACCACATTTAGTAGCATTTATCTTgtgtagagacagagaaaccTATTCTCTCTGAATATATTTATAACCTGTGCTGTAGCCAGATAATATTGTACAGAGGTATTGTGATTCAGAGGATAAACTGAGGGCAATAAAGTTGTATTCTCTCATTGCTGAACTCAGAGGTGTGCACAAAGTCagtaaacataataaaaacctAAGTCCAATTAATATTTGTTGTATCtccctttgcctttaaaacagcagcacaggaagTGCTACATCTgctgtaaatgttaaataaacgTTTAAGTAAGTATGTAAagtttaatctgttttttcatatttgataaacatattataaacatatatattaatatatgtttttacttttatatgaAGTTGTATTGTCGTCTGTGAGGATCCCAACAAGAGCCAGGTTCCATTAAGTTGTCAGTTAATCAGGATCCAAATAAACCAACTATTTAaagacagtaaaaaataacaGGATGTTTAAGGTAGAacctgtttgtttacttttcacttgtttttcaaTCGTGTCAGGAACACTCTGACTGTGGAGTCCATGAGATCCATAATCGTATTTCATTGTACCTTAAATGATATTACTTTACCATGCTGGAGTCTATCTCAAAATAACCTCTTTAATTGCTTGTGTGCCTTCATCAGTCAGCAGGGGGAGTAATTTACCTGTTAATGATCAGAGTGAGACGAGCAGGTTGGTGGATTTTTTGGACTTCATCACTGGTTTCTTCCTGAAAAACAAGCATACTGAGTTCCTTGTTCagaatatcatcatcataactaaAATAAtgcatacataaataaaaaacccTATATCGGAAtgcacaaaaaatgtttttctatattacactgtaaaatgtattaaaaaaaaaacagtctaaaGCACCTGTGCCAGAAAATTCTATATATTTAGATCTGAATGAAATTTATTCTGGCCTTTTGCtcagtttattttataaaatttcattattattttaatagatcgattttcttttcctgtattttccttttgtgttaTAACGTATATTTACTTccacatttcaatcctgtttgatttgttttttattcttttcaattAATAACTGTCTTATTATTTCCCATAAGTAAATTATGTAAAAGATGTAAAACATTATGTTGCCGCTTGGTGGAAAATCCTCTTCCAGCATGACATTTTGTTGTCTCTTAAGTTATTTAACTCAACTTTATTTTAATCTCTACTTTTATGATTTTGTGAAAAGTGTAAGGTGGTTTTCAATCATTGCTATTTAAGGAAGCTAAGGCTAGCTATTTGTAAGtagctgttgctacatagccaacgttagcatagCACCGCTCCGTATTACAAAGTGACGAGAAAAGCCCGCCAGGCCAGacctagctagttagcatgctaactttggTAGAGGTAAAGAAGtaatagaaatagaagaaaaacaaaaaggatgctttccacctctggagacagctcttggtgagtaaaggaataacgTTTGATGCTTAAATTGCAATGGCTCTACCTCAACTAGACTAAGTAAACAGccgttaatgctaacgttagccacgtagcgatagcaaaacatacaaatagctcctttatgGTATTACCTGATATGAGCAGTGAGAAGGAGTTAGTGACATCTAGCGTTGACATTGCATATCACCACCAACTGAGAATGGGAGAGGAGAGTGGCAGAATGATGGTGGTCATTAGGTAACCTAAAAATATCtcgttttttttccctctgtagtctctgtgtttagtttgtccattctgggctactgtagaaaccGAAACATGGCGCCGCTAAAATGGCGGATTCCCGCTTCCCCTACATAGATATGAAGGGAACATCTCTAAGTCAACGAAAACAATGATTCAGTgtcaggtgattatacactTTCTTTATCCAATGTCTTTCTGCCATTATATCCTGGTTAGGTTTGGTAATTGTATTTCAAAATAGTAAAACGTCACATTGAACGTTAATTAAATGTCTTCACTTGTATGAACAGAGGTAAACTTTTACAGGAACCGGGAAATATGTTCGGGAGATAGTGAGTTACCAGGTGAGCTGTAACTTCACCCTCGCTTTTTAGAGTACATTTGCTTATATTTTGGGAAATTGAATTTGCCGAATTAGCTATTAACAGTCCATATTCGCTTTCTACTATTGCATGTACTGACATCTGTCACTGAATTATTTTGATACTGAAAAAAACTTGATGAGTCTCAAGCTGGTTTTGAAGCAGTCCAAGTCCTGCCCCATTAATCTGCTCGTACATTAtcttaatgataataattatgtCAACCTATCTCATAATTACTATCAGGGtttccaaatgttttcttttctgaatgTAGTTATTGTCACTATTATTGTCGTGCTTTAACTTTGAAGGGCATGTAAagccatttcctgttttctccgCGCTAACTCCCGCTAGCTTGTCGCCGGTGGAGTTAACGGTCCCAGCGCAGCATCCAGCCTTCAGACCGGACGGTACGCCGCTGAACGGAGGAGGAGCACCGTCATCCCTGTCAGCTCTTTGCAGTTTCTTCACTTTGTTTACAGTGTCACGGTTGGGACCCTTGGGTGCTTTTCTGGACAACATTAAGTCTCTGAAGAACTAGTGGAATTTAACCGCTGGAGCACAGAGGAGGTTTGGAGGATGAACCCCCAGTGTGCCCGCTGTGGGAAGATCGTCTACCCGACGGAGAAAGTCAGCTGCCTGGACAAGGTGGGCACTTTTGTTAATagataaacatacacacagaaaaaaaaaaaaaacaacccataATAACTCAGGTGTATTCATTATGCACATACCGTGTCAGATAAAACCTTAAAACCTGCGAAAATCAGAGTTCAAACTTGATCAAAAGGTCCGTGAAGTTGTTAGAGACGCAGGTGGAGATGTGGTGGAAGGAAAACGCCACACACCAAAGGACTATATCATTTCCTATAACATATTATAAGGAGTATATCACGTTGGGTAAgagttttttattaaaaatcgAGAACTCAGCGTCTGAtacagtttgattgattgattaattgattagtggTTTATCTTGTAACACGTCATATTTCTCCCTTTTAAATGTCTCCCAGGTAGATTTGATGTTGTTGGTGATGCAAACCTTATGTGTTAACAATAGAGCTGCACTGACATCTTTTTTCACTGCTGATTACTCTTGGCAGTACACTCTAAAATGGccaaatgcataaataaatacataatataaataatataaataaaggcATCAATagtcaaacaaaccaaaatatcCATTCATCAATgacataaaacaggaaaagcaacaaatcctcacatttcagaggCAGCAACCAGTAAAcgatgtgttttaaatgttgaaatatggTTGTCATTGAGACAATATCTACTACTATAATCATAAATAATGTGTATATTCA
This DNA window, taken from Seriola aureovittata isolate HTS-2021-v1 ecotype China chromosome 20, ASM2101889v1, whole genome shotgun sequence, encodes the following:
- the LOC130160972 gene encoding GTPase IMAP family member 8-like; translated protein: MSHKEKIPIFIVGADDLSKNDLITKIQGKDSSKLHLRNANDELEIYVNDTYEISILPDKDALKRHLDHPEPYSGSHPHQDRTGGSKKPKEERVNLVLLGMAGTGKSASGNKILGYEYFMSKPSSSQVTMECKEVEDEINSRPVRVIDTPDIFDDDIKPSVKDKHVKRCRELCRSDPCVYLLVIQVGRFTDGERDVLKKLEKAFGRNVHEQTILLFTRGEELPRAHMSLDNFLQSCQPELKHIVEKCDKRCVFFENKTPGLDDVEKLMQTVNSLIQKQSKAQLQPSSYTPPLNTQFPQSHGGSSRSQSSGASGRIPSVQWR